From Actinoplanes oblitus, a single genomic window includes:
- a CDS encoding SDR family oxidoreductase, whose amino-acid sequence MTRRLLITGGSGALGRRVVARAAAAGWEPIGTYVSKPAPTAGVHLDVRDPAGIRRVLAEVRPDAIVHTAAGRDRNDWPSTADGAAHLAVAARGLRLVHVSSDAIFSGREVHYDESALPDPVYRYGAAKAAAETAVRAVDPGAAIVRTSIILGDGDGAHEILTRDLIAGRVAGALFTDEIRTPVHVDDLADALLELAGGDYAGVLNVAGADPVSRYDLGVLVARREGLDVAAIPATSLAALGLSRPTDVRLVLDRAKQLLRTRLRGAHEFLAG is encoded by the coding sequence GTGACGCGACGTCTTCTGATCACCGGTGGCAGTGGTGCGCTCGGGCGGCGGGTCGTCGCCCGCGCCGCGGCGGCCGGCTGGGAACCGATCGGCACCTACGTGTCGAAGCCCGCCCCGACCGCCGGCGTGCACCTGGACGTCCGCGACCCGGCCGGTATCCGCCGGGTGCTTGCCGAGGTCCGGCCGGACGCGATCGTGCACACCGCCGCCGGCCGGGACCGCAACGACTGGCCGTCCACCGCCGACGGTGCCGCGCACCTGGCGGTGGCCGCCCGCGGCCTCCGCCTGGTGCACGTCTCCAGCGACGCGATCTTCTCCGGCCGCGAGGTGCACTACGACGAGAGCGCCCTGCCGGACCCGGTCTACCGGTACGGTGCGGCCAAGGCCGCCGCCGAGACCGCGGTCCGCGCCGTCGACCCGGGCGCCGCGATCGTCCGGACCTCGATCATCCTGGGCGACGGCGACGGCGCTCACGAGATCCTCACCCGTGACCTGATCGCCGGCCGGGTCGCCGGCGCGCTGTTCACCGACGAGATCCGCACCCCGGTGCACGTCGACGACCTGGCCGACGCCCTGCTCGAACTGGCCGGCGGCGACTACGCCGGGGTGCTCAACGTGGCCGGCGCCGATCCGGTCAGCCGCTACGACCTGGGTGTGCTGGTCGCCCGCCGGGAGGGCCTGGACGTCGCGGCGATCCCGGCGACCAGCCTGGCCGCGCTGGGGCTGAGCCGGCCGACCGACGTACGCCTGGTCCTGGACCGCGCCAAGCAGCTGCTGCGCACCCGGCTGCGCGGCGCCCACGAGTTCCTGGCCGGCTGA
- a CDS encoding DUF6204 family protein gives MSESRTIRVTVRGSFDNLTDEQKAELAAGGGDDLLSVRYTEQGHLTYDIAARPFFTFRFAEQVADEKEIPQAAIRAEMKAVAWLEEHGYGYKKITSQTVDMSEVPLGRRGKREAARNS, from the coding sequence ATGAGTGAGAGCCGCACGATTCGCGTGACCGTACGCGGGTCCTTCGACAACCTGACCGACGAGCAGAAGGCCGAGCTGGCCGCCGGCGGCGGTGACGACCTGCTGAGTGTGCGGTACACCGAGCAGGGTCACCTGACCTACGACATCGCGGCCCGCCCGTTCTTCACCTTCCGCTTCGCCGAGCAGGTCGCCGATGAGAAGGAGATCCCGCAGGCCGCGATCCGCGCGGAGATGAAGGCCGTCGCCTGGCTGGAGGAGCACGGGTACGGCTACAAGAAGATCACCTCGCAGACGGTGGACATGTCGGAGGTGCCGCTGGGCAGGCGCGGCAAGCGGGAAGCCGCCCGGAACTCCTAG
- a CDS encoding VOC family protein: MTSNPIRHITVDARDAVTIATFWAALTGYQLHEESTAEEALLTPAFPDAPGILFIKVPEGKTAKNRLHLDIQPPTGTRDEFVPQLQAAGATIHEDHRKPDGTGWVTMLDPEGNEFCVERGAAERAA; this comes from the coding sequence ATGACGAGCAACCCGATCCGGCACATCACCGTCGACGCCCGCGACGCCGTCACCATCGCGACGTTCTGGGCGGCGCTGACCGGTTACCAGCTGCACGAGGAGTCCACCGCCGAGGAGGCGCTGCTCACCCCGGCGTTCCCGGACGCGCCGGGGATCCTGTTCATCAAGGTGCCGGAGGGCAAGACCGCCAAGAACCGGCTGCACCTGGACATCCAGCCGCCCACCGGTACCCGCGACGAGTTCGTCCCGCAGCTGCAGGCGGCCGGCGCCACGATCCACGAGGACCACCGCAAGCCGGACGGCACCGGCTGGGTGACCATGCTCGACCCGGAGGGCAACGAGTTCTGCGTGGAGCGCGGCGCCGCCGAACGCGCCGCCTAG
- a CDS encoding Clp protease N-terminal domain-containing protein — MVDGMTQITPPVRLDDLITAITQNRPDAPLDRLSDAVLLADHLGELADHLIGHFVDQARRSGASWTDIGRSMGVSKQAAQKRFVAKDKIDMSQGFNRFTTVARSAIVASMNQAKRHHNGEITPAHLMLGLLDQPEGLAVAAVRAQGLDLDGVRERLVAALPERVDELPTLTPYDARSRKALELTFREALRLSHDDIGTGHVLLALLEEEQPDGGLLNGLGLTKAAVEPVVVAGPQEPGQDHSGS; from the coding sequence ATGGTTGACGGCATGACGCAGATTACCCCGCCCGTCCGGCTGGACGACCTGATCACCGCGATCACCCAGAACCGTCCCGACGCCCCGCTCGACCGGCTCTCCGACGCGGTCCTGCTCGCCGACCACCTCGGTGAGCTCGCCGACCACCTGATCGGCCACTTCGTCGACCAGGCGCGCCGCTCCGGCGCCTCGTGGACCGACATCGGCCGCAGCATGGGCGTGAGCAAGCAGGCCGCGCAGAAACGGTTCGTCGCCAAAGACAAGATCGACATGTCGCAGGGCTTCAACCGCTTCACCACCGTCGCCCGCAGCGCGATCGTCGCCTCGATGAACCAGGCCAAGCGGCACCACAACGGGGAGATCACCCCGGCGCACCTGATGCTCGGCCTGCTCGACCAGCCGGAGGGGCTGGCCGTCGCGGCGGTCCGCGCGCAGGGCCTGGACCTGGACGGGGTCCGCGAGCGCCTGGTCGCGGCCCTGCCCGAGCGGGTCGACGAGCTGCCCACCCTGACGCCGTACGACGCCCGCTCCCGCAAGGCGCTGGAGCTGACCTTCCGCGAGGCGCTGCGCCTGTCGCACGACGACATCGGCACCGGCCACGTGCTGCTGGCCCTGCTGGAGGAGGAGCAGCCGGACGGCGGCCTGCTCAACGGCCTCGGCCTGACCAAGGCCGCCGTCGAACCGGTGGTCGTCGCTGGCCCGCAGGAACCGGGCCAGGATCATTCCGGCAGCTGA
- a CDS encoding 2'-5' RNA ligase family protein yields MEPLQSALIVPIPEAEPAVAGLRARLDRSASWGVPAHITVIFPFLPPEQLSTPALAAVRRIAAGVPRFYLSLDKLGWFDQRVLWLSPNPAEPFRELTNRLAVRFPAAQPYGGQFAEVIPHLTVGHDQPAPALADAAAQLRERLPIRARVTALRLITGRREPGDSWQTLTDFPLG; encoded by the coding sequence ATGGAACCGCTGCAGAGCGCCCTGATCGTCCCGATTCCGGAGGCCGAGCCGGCCGTCGCCGGTCTGCGCGCCCGTCTCGACCGGTCCGCCTCGTGGGGGGTGCCCGCGCACATCACCGTCATCTTCCCGTTCCTGCCGCCGGAGCAGCTGAGCACGCCGGCCCTGGCCGCGGTGCGCCGGATCGCCGCCGGGGTACCCCGGTTCTATCTGAGCCTGGACAAGCTCGGCTGGTTCGACCAGCGGGTGCTGTGGCTGTCACCGAACCCGGCCGAGCCGTTCCGGGAGCTGACCAACCGGCTCGCGGTGCGGTTCCCGGCGGCCCAGCCGTACGGCGGCCAGTTCGCCGAGGTGATCCCGCACCTGACGGTCGGGCACGACCAGCCGGCGCCGGCGCTGGCCGACGCGGCCGCGCAGCTGCGGGAGCGACTGCCGATCCGGGCCCGGGTCACGGCGCTGCGGCTGATCACCGGCCGCCGCGAGCCGGGTGACTCGTGGCAGACGCTCACCGACTTCCCGCTCGGGTGA